The following coding sequences are from one Granulicella sp. L56 window:
- a CDS encoding TIGR03435 family protein, which yields MQFEVAVIKPGKAPAGHPLGESSSSNGGPGGQFRMVNVPLKQWVEMALSVNDYALKAPSWLDTSRFDLDARLPANQDPKPEMLKALLIERFGLKWHEELQNVSGFELVPDKKVLVQSTSLLERLKGRGSSSGPGLIGGTNMSMAEFAEALGKVLGRPVVDATHLSGGYDFKLMWRPESDATADEWKRHGIDVDNLPDSITTALREQLGLRLQSAKVPSKIVVVDNINRQPTEN from the coding sequence TTGCAGTTTGAAGTGGCCGTCATCAAGCCGGGCAAGGCGCCGGCCGGCCATCCACTGGGAGAGTCGTCGTCTTCGAACGGTGGACCGGGGGGACAGTTTCGGATGGTGAATGTGCCCTTAAAGCAGTGGGTAGAGATGGCACTCTCGGTTAATGATTATGCCCTGAAGGCACCCTCGTGGCTCGATACCTCCCGGTTTGATCTGGATGCAAGACTGCCTGCCAACCAAGATCCTAAGCCCGAGATGTTAAAGGCACTCTTGATCGAGCGATTTGGATTGAAATGGCACGAGGAGCTTCAGAATGTGTCCGGCTTCGAGCTGGTTCCCGACAAAAAAGTCCTGGTCCAGTCTACGAGCCTGCTGGAACGGCTCAAAGGTCGTGGGTCGAGCTCCGGTCCGGGGTTAATTGGCGGCACCAATATGTCGATGGCGGAGTTTGCGGAGGCGCTGGGGAAGGTACTTGGAAGGCCCGTTGTGGACGCAACGCATCTGTCCGGTGGCTATGATTTCAAATTGATGTGGCGTCCGGAGAGCGATGCGACAGCGGACGAGTGGAAGCGACATGGAATCGATGTCGATAACCTTCCTGATTCCATAACTACCGCGCTGCGGGAGCAATTGGGGCTGCGGCTTCAGAGCGCCAAGGTGCCATCGAAGATCGTCGTCGTGGACAACATCAATCGTCAACCTACCGAAAACTGA
- a CDS encoding VWA domain-containing protein, with protein sequence MRRSWIICGLVIFPLFALARRTDSQTNTSVTTAQSAGSYDLSVAIDEVILNFHAEDAHGLPVNDLKLSELSLLDRGKPPRKVLAFELLRDYPIRAAILVDTSSSMLEHLAAVRAISSKYAQSLLRQQTDQAFVVDFGDRSKILQPWTSDPVALTTGIRGATASEVSLLGSTTALFDTLYATCHYEFGKINYAASANFIMLFSDGEDDSSHVSLKQAVAMCQRVNTAVYAFRAVGSDFGSEGERTLTELALKTGGRAFRDSDSPAEIYEDLRVIEADLRNQYRLIYTPPEVKHDGSFHRIDLMMPGRVDRLTVRSGYYAPMH encoded by the coding sequence ATGCGCCGATCATGGATTATCTGCGGGCTAGTGATCTTTCCGCTCTTTGCTCTGGCGCGGCGCACTGACTCGCAGACAAATACCAGCGTGACGACCGCTCAAAGCGCGGGGAGTTATGACCTCAGCGTCGCTATCGATGAAGTCATCCTCAACTTCCACGCGGAAGATGCCCACGGCCTTCCTGTCAACGACCTGAAGCTCAGCGAATTGAGCCTTCTGGACAGGGGCAAGCCACCACGGAAGGTCCTTGCCTTCGAGTTGCTTCGGGACTATCCCATTCGCGCCGCTATTCTGGTGGATACAAGTTCGTCGATGCTCGAACATCTTGCTGCTGTTCGTGCGATCTCAAGTAAATACGCGCAATCGTTGCTGCGACAGCAAACGGACCAGGCTTTCGTTGTTGATTTTGGCGACCGATCGAAGATATTGCAGCCCTGGACGAGCGATCCGGTCGCGCTTACCACGGGCATACGCGGGGCCACGGCGAGCGAGGTGAGCCTGCTTGGCAGCACGACGGCCCTCTTCGATACGCTGTATGCAACGTGCCATTACGAGTTCGGCAAGATCAACTATGCGGCCAGCGCCAACTTCATCATGCTCTTTTCCGATGGCGAGGACGATAGCAGCCATGTCTCTCTGAAACAGGCTGTTGCCATGTGTCAGAGGGTTAATACAGCCGTCTATGCCTTTCGTGCGGTGGGCTCTGATTTTGGCTCCGAGGGAGAGAGGACGTTGACGGAATTAGCCTTAAAGACTGGTGGCCGTGCCTTCCGCGACAGCGATTCTCCGGCTGAAATATACGAGGACCTGCGTGTGATCGAGGCGGACCTTCGCAACCAATATCGCCTGATTTACACACCGCCAGAGGTGAAGCACGATGGCTCCTTTCACCGCATCGACCTGATGATGCCGGGTCGGGTAGACAGGCTTACGGTTCGTTCCGGGTACTATGCGCCGATGCATTAA
- the ruvA gene encoding Holliday junction branch migration protein RuvA yields MIVHLRGRLLSKSPNEAVIECAGVGYGATISVATFTSLPAEGVETSLHIYTHVREDQLALFGFAETQEKRLFEKLLTISGIGPKLAITVLSGIAADRLVTAIRSGDHATLTRIPGIGKKTAERVVLELKDKLDDMAVPVAASSGAHHGPAGDDVLSALVNLGYPRPIAQKAIETTAAKDAEAAQDFETLFRAAMAAIR; encoded by the coding sequence ATGATCGTCCATCTCCGAGGCCGTCTCCTCTCCAAAAGCCCGAACGAAGCTGTTATTGAATGCGCAGGCGTGGGCTATGGTGCCACGATCTCGGTCGCTACCTTCACCAGCCTTCCGGCGGAGGGTGTTGAGACCTCGCTCCACATCTATACGCATGTTCGCGAGGACCAGCTCGCGTTGTTCGGTTTTGCGGAGACGCAGGAGAAGCGGCTGTTCGAGAAGCTGCTGACGATCAGCGGCATCGGGCCGAAGCTGGCGATCACGGTGCTGAGCGGCATCGCCGCCGACCGGCTGGTGACGGCGATTCGCTCGGGCGACCACGCTACGCTGACGCGGATTCCGGGGATTGGGAAGAAGACGGCCGAGCGGGTGGTGCTGGAGCTGAAGGACAAGCTCGACGATATGGCGGTGCCAGTGGCTGCCTCTTCGGGCGCGCATCATGGCCCGGCGGGAGACGATGTGCTCTCGGCGCTGGTGAATCTTGGTTATCCTCGACCGATTGCGCAGAAGGCGATTGAGACCACTGCTGCGAAAGATGCTGAGGCAGCGCAGGACTTCGAGACGCTGTTCCGGGCGGCGATGGCGGCGATTCGGTAG